From a region of the Pseudomonas fulva 12-X genome:
- a CDS encoding Na+/H+ antiporter family protein, whose product MNAVIAAVAIMLVLSLCRVHVVVALIIGALAGGMIGGLGMDGSLAALNKGLGGGATVALSYALLGAFAVAIAKSGLAHALADKALTLVGRQDERGGGALKWMLVGLLLAVAISSQNILPIHIAFIPLLVPPLLYVITRLQIDRRLIACVLTFGLITPYMFLPVGFGNIFLNEILLANVVRSGVDVTGVNVSHAMLIPAMGMVAGLLLALYSYRGKRNYDLARVERTERVDVSYNRRSLVVAGVAVAIAFGAQLWLDSMIVGALLGFVVFSASGIVRWKETDDLFTEGMKMMAMIGFIMIAASGFAEVMRETGDIQGLVDASAGWIGDSKGLSVLMMLLVGLLVTMGIGSSFSTVPIIAAIFVPLCVQLGFSPLATVCIVGTAGAIGDAGSPASDSTLGPTAGLNVDGQHNHIWDTVVPTFLHYNLPLLAFGWVAAMVL is encoded by the coding sequence ATGAACGCAGTCATCGCCGCCGTCGCCATCATGCTGGTGCTCAGCCTGTGCCGGGTGCATGTAGTGGTGGCGCTGATCATCGGTGCGCTGGCCGGCGGCATGATCGGCGGCTTGGGTATGGACGGCTCGCTCGCCGCCCTCAACAAAGGTCTGGGTGGTGGCGCGACCGTGGCGCTGTCCTACGCCTTGCTCGGCGCCTTCGCGGTGGCGATTGCCAAGTCCGGGCTGGCTCATGCCCTGGCAGACAAGGCACTGACGCTGGTCGGCCGTCAGGATGAACGCGGTGGCGGTGCGCTGAAATGGATGCTGGTCGGTCTGCTGCTCGCCGTGGCGATCTCTTCACAAAACATCCTGCCCATTCATATCGCCTTTATTCCGCTGCTGGTGCCGCCGCTGCTGTACGTGATCACTCGGCTGCAGATCGACCGCCGGCTGATCGCCTGCGTGCTGACCTTCGGTTTGATCACCCCGTACATGTTTCTGCCGGTGGGCTTCGGCAATATCTTTCTCAACGAGATTCTGCTCGCCAACGTAGTGCGCAGCGGCGTGGATGTCACCGGCGTGAACGTCAGCCATGCCATGCTGATTCCGGCCATGGGTATGGTCGCCGGCCTGCTGCTGGCGCTGTACAGCTACCGCGGCAAGCGTAACTACGACCTGGCGCGGGTCGAGCGCACCGAGCGGGTGGACGTCAGCTACAACCGCCGCAGCCTGGTCGTCGCCGGTGTTGCGGTGGCCATCGCCTTCGGCGCCCAGCTGTGGCTGGATTCGATGATCGTTGGTGCGCTGCTGGGCTTCGTAGTGTTTTCCGCCTCTGGCATCGTGCGCTGGAAGGAAACCGACGACCTGTTCACCGAAGGCATGAAGATGATGGCCATGATCGGCTTCATCATGATCGCCGCCTCGGGGTTCGCCGAAGTGATGCGCGAAACCGGTGATATTCAGGGGCTGGTTGACGCCAGCGCCGGCTGGATCGGCGACAGCAAGGGTCTGAGCGTGCTGATGATGTTGCTGGTCGGCCTACTGGTGACCATGGGCATCGGTTCGTCGTTTTCCACCGTGCCGATCATCGCCGCGATCTTCGTACCGCTGTGCGTGCAACTGGGCTTCAGCCCGCTGGCCACGGTGTGCATCGTCGGCACCGCCGGTGCGATTGGCGACGCGGGCTCGCCGGCTTCCGATTCGACCCTCGGGCCGACTGCGGGCCTCAACGTCGACGGCCAGCACAACCATATCTGGGACACCGTAGTGCCCACCTTCCTGCACTACAACCTGCCGCTGCTGGCGTTCGGCTGGGTTGCAGCTATGGTGCTGTAA
- a CDS encoding methyl-accepting chemotaxis protein produces the protein MSTIITSILIIGAVLLVVFGVVGGILANTFLRPLQQIKANLDDIAAGDGDLTKRLPVTSRDELGELAGSFNRFVDKVHGLVRQISEMTGHLTELVGQVAAQAQRSEQAMERQRHETDQVATAINEMSAAAHEVAKSAQGAAEAAQQTDREGQVAKQVVDGSIERIHSLVGDIRGSGTSLDSLQKDVHSIVSVLDVIRSIAEQTNLLALNAAIEAARAGEAGRGFAVVADEVRALASRTQQSTQEIQGMIDRLQSGTRDAVNAMRQSSDAGELTSEQANKAGASLDAIAGLIGTINAMNAQIASAAEEQTAVAEEINRSVHQIAGAVDSVADETRQGAETARSLAQLGQGLQSLVRQFRI, from the coding sequence GTGAGCACCATCATCACCAGCATCCTGATTATCGGCGCGGTGTTGCTGGTGGTCTTCGGTGTGGTCGGCGGCATTCTGGCCAACACCTTTCTGCGCCCGCTGCAGCAGATCAAGGCCAACCTCGACGACATCGCTGCTGGCGATGGCGACCTGACCAAGCGCTTGCCGGTCACCAGCCGTGACGAACTGGGCGAGCTGGCCGGCTCGTTCAACCGGTTCGTCGACAAGGTGCATGGCCTGGTACGGCAAATCAGCGAAATGACCGGTCATCTGACTGAACTGGTCGGCCAGGTGGCGGCCCAGGCGCAGCGCTCCGAGCAGGCCATGGAACGCCAACGCCATGAAACCGATCAGGTCGCCACCGCCATCAACGAGATGTCCGCCGCCGCCCACGAAGTGGCCAAGAGCGCCCAGGGCGCTGCCGAAGCGGCGCAGCAGACCGATCGTGAAGGGCAGGTGGCCAAGCAGGTGGTGGATGGCAGCATCGAGCGCATTCATTCGCTGGTTGGCGACATCCGCGGCAGCGGCACGTCACTGGACAGCCTGCAGAAGGACGTACATTCCATCGTCAGCGTGCTCGACGTGATTCGCTCCATCGCCGAGCAGACCAACCTGCTGGCGCTCAATGCCGCCATCGAAGCCGCCCGGGCTGGGGAAGCCGGGCGGGGTTTCGCAGTGGTCGCCGACGAGGTGCGTGCCCTGGCCAGCCGCACCCAGCAGAGCACCCAGGAAATCCAGGGCATGATCGACCGGCTGCAGAGCGGTACCCGCGATGCAGTCAATGCCATGCGCCAGTCCAGCGATGCCGGGGAGCTGACCAGCGAGCAGGCCAACAAGGCCGGCGCTTCGCTGGATGCCATCGCCGGGCTGATCGGCACCATCAACGCCATGAACGCGCAGATCGCCAGCGCTGCCGAGGAGCAGACCGCGGTGGCCGAGGAGATCAACCGCAGCGTGCACCAGATTGCCGGTGCGGTGGACAGCGTCGCCGACGAAACTCGCCAGGGCGCCGAAACCGCCCGCAGCCTGGCGCAACTCGGCCAGGGCCTGCAGAGTCTTGTGCGCCAGTTCCGCATCTGA
- a CDS encoding AI-2E family transporter, producing the protein MQTTSLEKKTFILLLVLVTIAFIWILLPFYGAVFWAVALAVVFAPLQRRMARRLGGRGNLSALLTLIVCLLVAILPVIFITSAMVAEGTSIYQRIDSGELDVGAYVTSTKQMLPPFLQQQIDRIGVGNLDDLQESITSGAAAGSQYLATKVFAIGQGTFQFVVSFFIMLYLLFFLLRDGQELVRDIRMAVPLGDNTKRRLQIKFTRVVRATVKGNIVVAAVQGALGGLIFWILGIPSPLLWGVLMAFLSLLPAAGAGIVWAPVALYLLLSGDIWQGVVLTLFGVLVIGLVDNILRPILVGKDTRMPDYLILISTLGGMALFGLNGFVLGPLIAALFVASWNLFAAGKKTVRLPE; encoded by the coding sequence ATGCAGACGACTTCCCTCGAAAAGAAAACCTTCATCCTCCTGCTCGTCCTGGTGACCATCGCCTTCATCTGGATACTGCTGCCGTTCTACGGCGCAGTGTTCTGGGCGGTGGCGCTTGCCGTGGTGTTTGCGCCGCTGCAACGGCGCATGGCGCGTCGCCTCGGTGGCCGCGGTAACCTGTCGGCGCTGCTGACGCTGATCGTGTGCCTGCTGGTGGCGATTCTGCCGGTGATCTTCATCACCTCGGCGATGGTCGCCGAGGGCACCAGCATCTATCAGCGCATCGACTCCGGTGAATTGGATGTCGGCGCCTACGTGACCAGTACCAAGCAAATGCTGCCGCCGTTCCTGCAGCAGCAGATCGACCGTATCGGCGTCGGCAATCTGGATGATCTGCAGGAAAGCATCACCAGCGGCGCCGCTGCTGGTAGCCAGTACCTGGCAACCAAGGTGTTCGCCATCGGCCAGGGCACCTTCCAGTTCGTGGTGAGCTTTTTCATCATGCTCTATCTGCTGTTCTTCTTGCTGCGCGATGGCCAGGAACTGGTGCGCGACATTCGCATGGCCGTGCCGCTGGGCGACAACACCAAGCGCCGCCTGCAGATCAAGTTCACCCGTGTGGTGCGTGCCACCGTGAAAGGCAATATCGTCGTGGCCGCCGTCCAGGGCGCGCTGGGTGGTTTGATCTTCTGGATACTGGGAATTCCCAGCCCGCTGTTGTGGGGCGTGTTGATGGCCTTTCTGTCGCTGCTGCCAGCGGCCGGTGCCGGTATCGTCTGGGCGCCGGTGGCGCTGTACCTGCTGCTCAGCGGCGACATCTGGCAGGGCGTGGTGCTGACCCTGTTCGGCGTGCTGGTGATCGGCCTGGTCGATAACATCCTGCGCCCCATCCTGGTCGGCAAGGACACCCGCATGCCCGATTACCTGATCCTGATCTCCACCCTGGGCGGTATGGCACTGTTCGGCCTCAACGGCTTCGTGCTGGGGCCGCTGATCGCCGCGCTGTTCGTCGCCAGCTGGAACCTGTTCGCAGCGGGCAAGAAGACCGTCAGATTGCCTGAGTAA
- the nuoN gene encoding NADH-quinone oxidoreductase subunit NuoN, giving the protein MQFSTQHLIALLPLLVTCATVVVVMLAIAWKRSHAMTFVLSVIGLNAALLSLLPTLGVTPLQVTPLMQIDTFACYYMALVLVATLACVTLTHAYLGEATVSDGQTKGYPRNREEMYLLLLLSAAGGLVLVSTEHLAGLFIGLELLSVPTYGMIAYAYFNKRSLEAGIKYMVLSAAGSAFLLFGMALLYADAGSLSFAQIGASLAGASGSQLVQIGIGMMLIGLAFKLSMVPFHLWTPDVYEGAPAPVAAFLATASKVAVFAVLLRLYQLSPATAGGWLNDLLTVIAIASILFGNLLALVQNNLKRLLGYSSIAHFGYLLVALVASKGLAVEAIGVYMATYVLTSLGAFGVITLMSTPYNGRDADALYEYRGLFWRRPYLTAVLTVMMLSLAGIPLTAGFIGKFYVIAAGVQAQLWWLIGALILGSAIAVFYYLRVMVTLFLNEPNLQRHDAPFNWGQRAGGIMLMLVAALAFVLGVYPQPLLDLVQQAGLATAAL; this is encoded by the coding sequence GTGCAATTCTCCACCCAACACCTGATCGCCCTGCTGCCGCTGCTGGTCACCTGCGCCACCGTGGTGGTGGTCATGCTGGCCATCGCCTGGAAACGCAGCCACGCGATGACCTTCGTGCTCTCGGTGATCGGCCTCAATGCAGCCCTGCTGTCGCTGCTGCCGACCCTCGGCGTCACGCCGCTGCAGGTCACCCCGCTGATGCAGATCGATACCTTCGCCTGCTACTACATGGCGCTGGTGCTGGTCGCCACCCTGGCCTGCGTAACCCTGACCCATGCCTACCTGGGTGAGGCGACGGTCAGTGATGGCCAGACCAAGGGCTACCCGCGCAACCGCGAAGAAATGTACCTGCTGCTGCTGCTCTCCGCGGCCGGCGGCCTGGTGCTGGTCAGCACCGAGCACCTGGCGGGCCTGTTCATCGGCCTGGAGCTGCTCTCGGTACCGACCTACGGGATGATCGCCTACGCCTACTTCAACAAGCGCTCCTTGGAAGCCGGCATCAAGTACATGGTGCTGTCGGCCGCCGGCAGCGCCTTCCTGCTGTTCGGCATGGCGCTGCTGTATGCCGACGCCGGCAGCCTGAGCTTCGCCCAGATCGGTGCCAGCCTGGCCGGAGCCAGCGGCAGCCAGCTGGTGCAGATCGGTATCGGCATGATGCTCATCGGTCTGGCGTTCAAGCTGTCCATGGTGCCCTTCCACCTGTGGACGCCGGACGTCTACGAAGGCGCCCCGGCGCCAGTGGCCGCCTTCCTGGCCACCGCCAGCAAGGTCGCGGTATTCGCCGTGCTGCTGCGTCTGTATCAGCTCTCCCCGGCCACCGCCGGCGGCTGGCTGAACGACCTGCTGACGGTCATCGCCATCGCCTCGATCCTGTTCGGCAACCTGCTGGCTCTGGTGCAGAACAACCTCAAGCGTCTGCTCGGTTATTCGTCGATCGCCCACTTCGGTTACCTGCTGGTGGCGCTGGTCGCCAGCAAGGGCCTGGCCGTGGAAGCCATCGGCGTGTACATGGCCACCTACGTGCTGACCAGCCTGGGCGCCTTCGGGGTGATCACCCTGATGTCCACGCCCTACAACGGCCGTGACGCCGATGCGCTGTACGAGTACCGCGGCCTGTTCTGGCGCCGCCCGTACCTGACCGCGGTGCTGACCGTGATGATGCTGTCGCTGGCCGGTATTCCGCTCACTGCAGGCTTCATCGGCAAGTTCTACGTGATCGCCGCCGGTGTCCAGGCGCAACTGTGGTGGCTGATCGGTGCGCTGATCCTGGGCAGCGCCATCGCGGTGTTCTACTACCTGCGCGTGATGGTCACCCTGTTCCTCAACGAGCCGAACCTGCAGCGTCACGATGCACCGTTCAACTGGGGCCAACGTGCTGGCGGCATCATGCTGATGCTGGTAGCGGCCCTGGCCTTCGTGCTCGGCGTGTACCCGCAGCCACTGCTGGATCTGGTCCAGCAGGCCGGCCTGGCCACTGCCGCGCTCTGA
- the nuoM gene encoding NADH-quinone oxidoreductase subunit M gives MILPWLILIPFIGGLLCWQAERFGGTLPRWIALLTMSLLFGLGLWLWGTGDFSLAPAPGAEPRWAHEFQVRWIERFGISIHLAMDGLSVLMVTLTGLLGVLSVLCSWNEIQNRVGFFHLNLMWILGGVVGVFLAIDLFLFFFFWEMMLVPMYFLIALWGHSGSPGKSRINAATKFFIFTQASGLVMLVAILGLVLVHFNQTGVFTFNYADLLKTELSEGTEYLLMLGFFIAFAVKFPVVPLHSWLPDAHAQAPTAGSVDLAGILLKTAAYGLLRFSLPLFPNASAEFAPIAMYLGVFAIIYGALLSFAQTDIKRLVAYSSVSHMGFVLIAIYSGSQIALQGAVVQMMAHGLSAAALFILCGQLYERLHTRDMREMGGIWARMSWLPALSLFFAAAALGLPGTGNFVGEFLILIGSFPTAPWVTVIAATGLVLGSVYSLIMIHRAHFGPVKNDSPLPGLQFRELSMVLCLAVLLILLGVYPQPVLDTSAASMQGVQQWFSGALDQLASGR, from the coding sequence ATGATTCTGCCTTGGCTAATCCTGATCCCCTTTATCGGCGGCCTGTTGTGCTGGCAGGCGGAGCGCTTCGGCGGAACCCTGCCGCGCTGGATCGCGCTGCTGACCATGTCCCTGCTGTTCGGCCTCGGCCTGTGGCTGTGGGGCACCGGTGACTTCAGCCTGGCGCCTGCGCCGGGTGCCGAGCCACGCTGGGCCCACGAATTCCAGGTGCGCTGGATCGAGCGCTTCGGCATCAGCATCCATCTGGCGATGGATGGCCTGTCGGTGCTGATGGTTACCCTCACCGGCCTGCTCGGCGTGCTGTCGGTGCTCTGCTCGTGGAACGAGATCCAGAACCGCGTCGGCTTCTTCCACCTCAACCTGATGTGGATCCTGGGCGGCGTGGTCGGCGTGTTCCTGGCCATCGACCTGTTCCTGTTCTTCTTTTTCTGGGAAATGATGCTGGTGCCGATGTATTTCCTCATCGCGCTCTGGGGTCATAGCGGCAGCCCTGGCAAGAGCCGCATCAACGCGGCCACCAAGTTCTTCATCTTCACCCAGGCCAGCGGCCTGGTGATGCTGGTGGCGATTCTTGGCCTGGTGTTGGTGCACTTCAACCAGACCGGCGTATTCACCTTCAACTATGCAGACCTGCTCAAGACCGAGCTCTCCGAAGGTACCGAATACCTGCTGATGCTCGGCTTCTTCATCGCCTTCGCGGTCAAGTTCCCGGTGGTGCCCCTGCACTCTTGGCTGCCGGACGCCCACGCTCAGGCGCCAACCGCAGGCTCGGTGGACCTCGCCGGTATCCTGCTGAAAACCGCGGCCTACGGCCTGCTGCGCTTCTCGCTGCCGCTGTTCCCGAATGCCTCGGCGGAGTTCGCGCCGATCGCCATGTACCTGGGCGTGTTCGCCATCATCTACGGCGCCCTGCTGTCTTTCGCACAGACCGACATCAAGCGCCTGGTGGCCTACTCCAGCGTGTCGCACATGGGCTTCGTGCTGATCGCCATCTACTCGGGCAGCCAGATCGCCCTGCAAGGTGCGGTGGTGCAGATGATGGCCCACGGCCTGTCGGCTGCGGCGCTGTTCATCCTCTGCGGCCAGCTGTACGAGCGCCTGCACACCCGCGACATGCGCGAGATGGGCGGCATCTGGGCACGCATGTCCTGGCTGCCGGCGTTGAGCCTGTTCTTCGCGGCTGCTGCACTGGGCCTGCCGGGTACCGGCAACTTCGTCGGCGAGTTCCTGATCCTGATCGGCAGCTTCCCGACTGCGCCGTGGGTCACCGTCATCGCGGCGACCGGTCTGGTACTGGGCTCGGTGTACTCGCTGATCATGATCCACCGCGCCCACTTCGGCCCGGTGAAGAACGACAGCCCGCTGCCGGGCCTGCAATTTCGTGAACTGAGCATGGTGCTGTGCCTCGCGGTGCTGCTGATCCTGCTCGGCGTTTACCCGCAGCCGGTGCTCGACACCTCTGCCGCCAGCATGCAAGGCGTGCAGCAGTGGTTCAGTGGCGCTCTCGATCAACTCGCCTCGGGCCGGTAA
- the nuoL gene encoding NADH-quinone oxidoreductase subunit L has protein sequence MNLLFLTLLFPLIGWFILAFSRGRLSEGAAAIVGVGSVGLSALTTAWIMWQFNVAPPADGVYTQTLWQWMSVDGLAPSFTLYLDGLSLTMLGVVTGVGFLIHMFASWYMRGEEGYSRFLSYTNLFIFSMLLLVLGDNLMTLFFGWEGVGLCSYLLIGFYYKHVPNGNAALKAFIVTRIGDVFLMIGLFLLFLNLGTLNIQELMVLAPQKYAAGDTWLWLATLMLLGGAVGKSAQLPLQTWLADAMAGPTPVSALIHAATMVTAGVYLIARTNGLFLLTPEILELVGIVGGVTLVLAGFAALVQTDIKRILAYSTMSQIGYMFLALGVGAWDAAIFHLMTHAFFKALLFLASGSVIHACHHEQNIFKMGGLWKKLPLAYASFIVGGSALAALPLITVGFYSKDEILWEAFASGHAGLLYAGLLGAFMTSIYTFRLIFIAFHGEQKTDAHAGHGIAHNLPLIVLIVLSTFIGAWITPPLAGVLPQSAGHAGGEAKHSLEIVSGCIALAGILLAAMLFLGKRSFVNAVASSAPGRLLSAWWFAAWGFDWLYDKIFVQPYLFFCRVLARDPIDGAIGIVPRLARGGHGVLSRSETGHLRWYAISIAGGAVLVLAAVLLA, from the coding sequence ATGAACCTCCTATTCCTGACACTCCTGTTCCCACTGATCGGCTGGTTCATCCTGGCCTTTTCCCGCGGCCGCCTGAGCGAAGGCGCTGCTGCCATCGTCGGTGTCGGCTCGGTCGGCCTGTCGGCCCTGACCACCGCCTGGATCATGTGGCAGTTCAACGTCGCGCCACCGGCAGACGGCGTTTACACCCAGACCCTGTGGCAGTGGATGAGCGTCGACGGCCTGGCGCCGAGCTTCACCCTGTACCTGGACGGCCTGTCGCTGACCATGCTCGGCGTGGTCACCGGCGTGGGCTTTCTGATCCACATGTTCGCCAGCTGGTACATGCGTGGTGAGGAGGGTTACTCGCGTTTCCTCTCCTACACCAACCTGTTCATCTTCAGCATGCTGCTGCTGGTGCTGGGCGACAACCTGATGACCCTGTTCTTCGGGTGGGAAGGCGTGGGCCTGTGCTCGTACCTGCTGATCGGCTTCTACTACAAGCACGTGCCCAACGGTAACGCGGCGCTGAAGGCGTTCATCGTCACCCGTATCGGCGACGTGTTCCTGATGATCGGTCTGTTCCTGCTGTTCCTCAACCTCGGCACCCTGAACATTCAGGAGCTGATGGTGCTGGCCCCGCAGAAGTACGCTGCCGGCGACACCTGGCTGTGGCTGGCGACCCTGATGCTACTCGGCGGCGCGGTCGGTAAATCCGCCCAGTTGCCCCTGCAGACCTGGCTGGCCGACGCCATGGCCGGCCCGACGCCGGTTTCGGCACTGATCCACGCCGCCACCATGGTCACCGCGGGCGTCTACCTGATCGCCCGTACCAACGGCCTGTTCCTGCTGACTCCGGAGATTCTCGAGCTGGTCGGTATCGTCGGTGGCGTGACCCTGGTACTGGCGGGCTTCGCCGCCCTGGTACAGACCGACATCAAGCGCATTCTCGCCTACTCGACCATGAGCCAGATCGGCTACATGTTCCTGGCCCTGGGCGTTGGCGCCTGGGACGCGGCGATCTTCCACCTGATGACCCACGCCTTCTTCAAGGCGCTGCTGTTCCTCGCCTCCGGCTCGGTAATCCACGCCTGCCACCACGAGCAGAACATCTTCAAGATGGGCGGCCTGTGGAAGAAGCTGCCGCTGGCCTATGCCAGCTTCATCGTCGGTGGCTCGGCCTTGGCGGCGCTGCCGCTGATCACCGTGGGCTTCTACTCCAAGGACGAGATTCTCTGGGAAGCCTTCGCCAGCGGTCATGCCGGCCTGCTCTACGCCGGTCTGCTGGGCGCCTTCATGACCTCGATCTACACCTTCCGGCTGATCTTCATCGCCTTCCATGGCGAGCAGAAGACCGACGCCCATGCCGGTCATGGCATCGCCCACAACCTGCCGCTGATCGTGCTGATCGTGCTGTCGACCTTCATCGGCGCCTGGATCACCCCGCCGCTGGCTGGCGTGCTGCCGCAGAGCGCCGGCCATGCCGGTGGCGAGGCCAAGCACAGCCTGGAAATCGTCTCGGGCTGCATCGCCCTGGCCGGTATCCTGCTGGCCGCCATGCTGTTCCTCGGCAAGCGCAGTTTCGTCAACGCCGTCGCCAGCAGCGCGCCGGGACGTTTGCTGTCGGCCTGGTGGTTCGCCGCCTGGGGCTTCGACTGGCTTTACGACAAGATTTTCGTGCAGCCCTACCTGTTCTTCTGCCGGGTACTCGCCCGTGACCCGATCGACGGTGCCATCGGCATCGTCCCGCGCCTGGCGCGTGGTGGTCATGGCGTACTGAGCCGCAGCGAAACCGGGCATCTGCGCTGGTACGCCATCTCCATCGCCGGGGGCGCCGTGCTGGTGCTCGCTGCCGTGCTGCTGGCCTGA
- the nuoK gene encoding NADH-quinone oxidoreductase subunit NuoK has translation MNGIPMEHGLALAGVLFSLGLVGLMVRRNILFVLMSLEVMMNAAALAFVVAGARWAQADGQIMFILVIALAAAEASIGLAILLQLYRRFHTLDIDAASEMRG, from the coding sequence ATGAACGGTATTCCAATGGAGCACGGCCTGGCGCTGGCCGGCGTGCTGTTCAGCCTCGGCCTGGTCGGCCTGATGGTGCGCCGCAACATCCTGTTCGTGCTGATGAGCCTGGAAGTGATGATGAACGCCGCTGCTCTGGCCTTCGTGGTCGCCGGCGCGCGCTGGGCACAGGCTGATGGGCAGATCATGTTCATTCTGGTCATCGCCCTGGCCGCCGCCGAAGCGAGCATCGGCCTGGCGATCCTGCTGCAGCTGTACCGCCGCTTCCACACCCTCGATATCGACGCAGCCAGCGAGATGCGCGGATGA
- the nuoJ gene encoding NADH-quinone oxidoreductase subunit J: MEFAFYFSAGVAAASTFGVITGKNPVHALLYLIISLLAVSMVFFSLGAPFAGALEIIVYAGAIMVLFVFVVMMLNLGPASVQQERNWLSPGIWIGPALLSALLLGQLLYVLFAVPSGATIGHTTVDAKAVGIHLFGPYLLAVELASMLLLAALVAAYHLGRNDIKDATP; this comes from the coding sequence ATGGAATTCGCCTTCTACTTCTCCGCAGGGGTCGCGGCTGCCTCGACCTTCGGCGTGATCACCGGCAAGAATCCGGTGCACGCCCTGCTCTACCTGATCATCTCGCTGCTCGCCGTATCCATGGTGTTCTTCAGCCTTGGGGCACCGTTCGCCGGTGCCCTGGAGATCATCGTCTACGCCGGCGCCATCATGGTGCTGTTCGTGTTCGTGGTGATGATGCTCAACCTCGGCCCGGCCTCGGTACAGCAGGAACGCAACTGGCTGAGCCCGGGTATCTGGATCGGCCCGGCGCTGCTCTCGGCGCTGCTGCTGGGTCAGCTGCTGTACGTGCTGTTCGCCGTACCGAGCGGCGCCACCATCGGCCACACCACGGTCGATGCCAAGGCCGTGGGCATTCACCTGTTCGGCCCTTATCTGCTGGCCGTCGAGCTGGCCTCCATGCTGCTGCTGGCCGCACTGGTCGCCGCCTATCACCTGGGCCGTAACGACATCAAGGATGCTACGCCATGA
- the nuoI gene encoding NADH-quinone oxidoreductase subunit NuoI, with protein sequence MLKYIWDVLVGTGTQLRSLVMVFGHGFRKRDTLQYPEEQVYLPPRYRGRIVLTRDPDGEERCVACNLCAVACPVGCISLQKAETEDGRWYPDFFRINFSRCIFCGLCEEACPTTAIQLTPDFEMGEFKRQDLVYEKEDLLISGPGKNPDYNFYRVAGMAIAGKPKGAAQDEAEPINVKGLLP encoded by the coding sequence ATGCTCAAATACATTTGGGATGTGCTGGTCGGCACCGGCACGCAATTGCGCAGCCTGGTCATGGTCTTCGGCCATGGCTTTCGCAAGCGCGACACCCTGCAATACCCGGAAGAACAGGTCTACCTGCCGCCGCGCTACCGCGGCCGCATCGTACTGACCCGCGACCCCGATGGCGAAGAACGCTGCGTAGCCTGCAACCTGTGCGCCGTGGCTTGCCCGGTGGGCTGCATTTCGCTGCAGAAGGCGGAAACCGAAGACGGTCGCTGGTACCCGGACTTCTTCCGCATCAACTTCTCGCGCTGCATCTTCTGCGGCCTGTGCGAGGAAGCCTGCCCGACCACCGCGATCCAGCTCACCCCGGATTTCGAAATGGGCGAGTTCAAGCGTCAGGACCTGGTGTACGAGAAGGAAGACCTGCTGATCTCCGGCCCCGGCAAGAACCCGGACTACAACTTCTACCGCGTGGCCGGCATGGCCATCGCTGGCAAGCCGAAAGGCGCCGCGCAGGACGAAGCCGAGCCGATCAACGTCAAGGGGTTGTTGCCATAA
- the nuoH gene encoding NADH-quinone oxidoreductase subunit NuoH: protein MSWLTPQLLDIIQEVLKAIVILLAVVVCGALLSFVERRLLGWWQDRYGPNRVGPFGMFQLAADMLKMFFKEDWTPPFADKLIFTLAPIIAMGAMLVAFAIIPITPNWGVADLNIGILFFFAMAGLSVYAVLFAGWSSNNKFALLGSLRASAQTISYEVFLALALMGIVAQVGSFNMRDIVDYQAQNLWFIIPQFFGFCTFFIAGVAVTHRHPFDQPEAEQELADGYHIEYAGMKWGMFFVGEYIGIVTISALLVTLFFGGWHGPFGILPQIPFFWFAIKTCFFIMIFILLRASIPRPRYDQVMAFSWKFCLPLTLINLLVTGAVVLATAQ, encoded by the coding sequence ATGAGTTGGCTGACTCCACAGTTGCTCGACATCATCCAGGAAGTGCTCAAGGCCATCGTCATCCTGCTCGCCGTGGTGGTGTGCGGTGCGCTGCTGAGCTTCGTCGAGCGCCGCCTGCTCGGCTGGTGGCAGGATCGCTACGGCCCCAACCGGGTCGGCCCGTTCGGCATGTTCCAGCTGGCTGCGGACATGCTCAAGATGTTCTTCAAGGAAGACTGGACGCCGCCGTTTGCCGACAAGCTGATCTTCACCCTGGCGCCGATCATCGCCATGGGCGCCATGCTGGTGGCCTTCGCGATCATCCCGATCACCCCCAACTGGGGCGTGGCGGACCTGAACATCGGCATCCTGTTCTTCTTCGCCATGGCTGGCCTGTCGGTGTACGCCGTGCTGTTCGCCGGCTGGTCGAGCAACAACAAGTTCGCCCTGCTCGGCAGCCTGCGTGCCTCGGCCCAGACCATCTCCTACGAGGTGTTCCTGGCCCTGGCGCTGATGGGCATCGTCGCCCAGGTCGGCTCGTTCAACATGCGCGACATCGTCGATTACCAGGCGCAGAACCTGTGGTTCATCATTCCGCAGTTCTTTGGTTTCTGTACCTTCTTCATCGCCGGCGTAGCCGTGACGCACCGTCACCCCTTCGATCAGCCGGAAGCGGAGCAGGAGCTGGCCGACGGTTACCACATCGAATACGCCGGCATGAAATGGGGCATGTTCTTCGTCGGTGAATACATCGGCATCGTGACCATCTCCGCGCTGCTGGTAACCCTGTTCTTCGGTGGCTGGCACGGTCCGTTCGGCATCCTGCCGCAGATCCCGTTCTTCTGGTTCGCGATCAAGACCTGCTTCTTCATCATGATCTTCATCCTGCTGCGCGCTTCCATTCCGCGCCCGCGGTATGACCAGGTCATGGCCTTCAGCTGGAAGTTCTGCCTGCCGCTGACCCTGATCAACCTGCTGGTGACCGGCGCCGTCGTGCTGGCCACGGCCCAGTAA